A segment of the Trifolium pratense cultivar HEN17-A07 linkage group LG7, ARS_RC_1.1, whole genome shotgun sequence genome:
TTTCCACTTGGTCACCCTGAAAATTTACAGAATAGTATAACATTCATATTAAGATACACTTAAAAAAATGAGGAaataagagaataaaaaaagtGAAGCCTACCCTGTCTTCAACTTCTCTAATTGCATCAGTTTCTGAACTGATAACGAATTGCTTCATGTCATTGTTTATCAAACTGCATGCTGCAGCAACAGGTGGtggaaaaattatttaaaatgatAGCTCAACTATtcgtgaaaaaaaataaaataatattgtcatatttaaaatataaaaaaccatCCCAAAATTCAAACTGACTAACCATAGGCTATGTTAATTGCTGTTTCAATCTTGTCCCCAGTCAGAACCCAAATTTTAATGCCAGCTCTTTGAAGAGTCTCTATGCATCTTGGTACTCCTTCTTGAAGCTTGTCTTCTATTGCAGTGCTACCAATTAAAATGAGATCATTTTCTATGAGTTCTGCCACCTGTATTATTTCTTAAGGCATTAGAACTTAGAAGTGTAAAATTATTCATATTAGTAACTTCACAATGAAGCCTGGACATTGTGCACTCAAGTTTGTTTTTGATAACTTGAGATTTCATACAGTTTTTGAATTTATCACTGACAATTATTTCTAGTTTCATAAATATGCAGTTCCGAGAAGAAAACCAGTGGAATGAAAAGTATGATTGCATAGATAAGCATTGGAAGCTATAATACTGCCAAACTTCATCGGAAGGAAATAATCAAATCATAATCAAAGCATGCAAACTCTGTCGAAAAAGATAGTAACAGATGATCAGTGTCCAACCACATGACACAACGGTACATGATTGAGATTCTACCACTAAAACGGAAACCACGGCCACAATTGTCACTGCTACTTCCACCAGAAAACAGAAGGTAAATGAAAGGAAAGGACACACTAAGAGAACCTAGATCTAGCCTGTGGTACCACATTAGCCTGAGGTGAATTGTGAGCTCTTATGGTTGAAGCACTTGTTACAAGAGTTGAAGTTTTGTGAACTAGGTCCTATGGAACTTATGTGTGCTAACCAGTCTGTATTGTATCTTTCTTCAAATCCAGTTTTTCATGAGAGGACCTAATCACATAGAAGTTGATTGTCACTTTATTAGAGAAAGAAAAGATTCTTTCTGGCATCATTAAAACTTCTTCAGTGAGCTCAAATGATCAGTTAGCTGATATCTTCACTAAATCTCTACGGGGGCCTCGGGTTGATTATATATGTAACAGGATATTTAGTTTCCTTATTTTATGATTCTCTGTTGTATATAAGTTTGAACCTCGTTGTGAAATACAAGTTAATCATTATGTTATTCAACTAAACCCATATCAGATCTATTATTATTCTACGTGGGGCTTGGGTTTTATCCAATATGAGTAAACTCTAAACACTTGCGAAGTTTACTATTCTGAGTCACAAAGACCAATTAACTCACATGTAAACTCTTTTGATAAACTTTTACAGGTTTGTCTAAACTTTGACAACATCAGTAAACTCTTGAATTTACTAGTAGTTTACAAGTTTGCAATTCTACATTGATTTGGacttaaaatgtaaaattttggttaatatttttttttttatatttggtttAATCATTTGTGTTTTAAAATGTAAACTTACGATTTTAGTGTTGATGTGTATGAGAATATAAAAGAGATGGCTAGTGACAGTTGTCTATTATAATTGACAGCTGTATAGAAGAGAGCTAGTTAGTGACAGTTGTCCATTGTAACAGACAGCTGTCCACTGTTAGTGCAGTATAAACCTGCTAATGCGGGATAAGAGAAAGATATAAAAGCTTCTCTTCATAACATAATTCAGTTTCACAATAATAGTTTATGAATCAATAATCGTTTGCTAATCTCTCTAAAAGTTCTCTGAATCTTATATTGTGAGGAACAACTATTGTGCAATGTGCATCGATATAAGATAGTAGTTTTTCTaccatttcatttatttatttcacattttatttttgttcttacAAAGTAAAAGTAAACAAGCCACCTACAGAAAAACTATCACCAAAAGAATAGTTTCTAGTGGAATTTAACTACTTATTAACAAAGTtatttcataaacataaacaaatCGATGCTAATTATGCACAGAAAAGCTTCCATGTTATGATAAACTGTACCTCGTCTAATTTCTTTTCACGATCCTGTAGAGAAGACTTGGCCTGGATAAACTTCTCATTCCAACTTTCGTAAACATTTGGATGCAATTCTCTGTAAGCCAGGCATAATGTACGTAGTCCAGAAGATCCAAATTGCTCCAAATACTCCCTGGTGATTTTCTTGATATCGTTGTTAGAATCAGACAGTCTCTCATAGATTACAGTATCAGCACCCTGTAAAAAGCAAATTCTTCAGAAGATGTTCCTAGCCAAACCCAAACATGTAAATCATTTGGTCAAACCTCAAGAAACTATTACCTTACAGTATAGTACAAGCCTTCCATCTGGATAACGACATACAACTGACTGACGCTTCCTTGTACTATAAACGAAACAATGATTACAAGTATTGTCAGGAGAACAAGTTAAGACCTTAAAACTATGTACCAGTTGGAGGGATGATTACCTATTAAATTCAAGCACATTGAGAATCTCATAGGATATATCTTGAACTTTTCCCATCTTCTCAACATGAGATTCACGAACATATATCGTTGTAGGTGTGCGCCTGAAAGAATATTTCAGATTAGCATCAACTCAAATAGAAATAATCTCAAAATCTAGCGGCTCTATCAGTCTATTGTTGAAAAACTAGTTGACGAAAATAGATATTTAGGGTTTTATAGTAGTCATGCACTCATGCTGTCATTGATTCTCAAACAATAGCTCAATTCAGACTCGGCCGATCGTACAGCAGATTAAACCGCATTCtggataaaaaaattgttataacagtgaacatatatattataacagATTTAGACTAAACATTTGGACAAAGGATCTCCATCCTCTTAAAAGAGGAAACCACCAATGAGTTTGCAGGTGTAGCTAAATTGGGGCCAGCACAAGTTCTCAAGACTTGGTTGCAATGTTAGTGTTGGAGGTTCAATCCTTAACCATGCACACATTTCCCCCTCTCCGCTACTTAGGTGCTCGCATTGTTTACCAAGAAAATTAGAACCATAATCAAgaagtttgaactttgaacctGTAGAAGAAAAAACCAAAGTGCTTTGCAGCAATAACCAAAGCAGCCTCATCAGGTGATGCAGCTTGATATTTGATCATTTCAGGAGACTTCTCATCACCCTCCGGAAGTACAGTATGGCATATAGCAAGGCATCTAAAGAATTCCTAcacacatatataaaaaaaggatATTACTTTatcttatataatatttaacaacataataaaccatGGTACCAAATTGCACCTTTTGAATTCATAGTATGAGCATAATGTAAGCAGCTTATGTGCTTAACTATATACGACCCTTGCCAAAAGAGCAACATGGTTAAACAATGTGAGTCAACAACTTCTGAAAATTTGAGGATCTAGGTTGTGCCAATTGTATTTGAAAATTAGGCACAAAAGCAAATGATATAATTATTACCTAGGAAGCACATATACGACACAGACATACATATGAAATGATACATATATAaagatataaattaaaaaacatgacagggcatataatataatatgatatagatacaatgattaaaattatagaaCATGACAGGGTGATAGTACActacacaaataaaataaaggcttaactacacatttggtcccttacgtttccattaggtttcaattttgtcacatgtggcagtcaattcgcatatgtggactgacacatGGACACTTTGACACAGTGACACGTGtatagttcaaacggtgttagtgacaaaactaacggaaaggactaaattgaaacctaatggaaacgtaagggaccaaattgattctttttaaacgtaagggaccaaattgaaacctaaaataaacgtaagggaccaaatgtgtagttaagcctaaaataaaatcataaacaCACGCGTGCGCACGCGCACACACAtttataagaaattaattaGACTTCAATGTTTCCAGCTCAGTCATacaaatttttatatgaaaCTCATGACAGATAGTTACAGTTGAGAGATTCCTGTATAATTTCTAAGATAAATGTGAACCAATAACTTGTGTATAACATGCAACAAGCAAGCACGAATTTAAGCTAACTGATTTtccatttaaaaatatttattaagaaaagtagatGGATGTATATAATAAGCATAAGAACTTTTTTACTCAGCAAGGAACAAACTTACAAACCAAAAACTCAAGACTAGGTTGAAAGATAAAACAAACTGCTACGACTAATTCATAGTAAAGCAGAAGTGTTTACTTTGCAGGCATCTGGATTGGGCTCATTTCTCCAAGCTCCTCTCATAAGCCGTGCATCATCAAAATTAAAACCCTTCTCTTGCACAGCATTGGGCGATCGATTTTCCTGTAGAGCAATAATAAGACATAACTGTGCTATTTCAAAATAGATCATCTACTTTCTTACAAACCGCAACAAGAGCACTACCTCAATTTTCATGCCATTGCGCTCTGCTAGTCCCCTCTCAATTTCGGTCACACCATTTCCATAGACCTCTGCTCCAATCGAACACTTGAAGAACTCCATTAAGTTTCTTGTTAGGGTCCCAGTTTTGTCAGAGAAAATGTATTCCACCTAAACAATCAATAATACTTTATTAACATGGAAATATgacaagaaaaatataaagaaactgcaaaacaatttatatttcatatttcaatGATACACATGGACCAAAAATGTATGCATTGTCTTTCATTATATACCACTTCATATATATGCAATCACTTCCTTTTACATcaagaaaaattatgttatGCCAACAAGCAAAACATGTTGTAGCTACCTACCTGTCCAAGTTCTTCATTCAGATTTGAAGTTCTGGCCAATGCCGCTGTATTGCTTTCATTGTGGTACATGCCCAAATCCTTGTTGATAAATTGAGTTGATTGGATAAATTTTATCATCTGATACAATAACCCaaataaataacatttctcTTTACAAAGACATGGAACTTTAGGAGTATATAAATTCAAATGACTGAGACACAAACCTCTATAGACACATAAAGTGAAATTGGGATGATAGTTGAATATAGTGTGATAAGGGTAAACATAGTCAGAACAAAAACCTGACAACAGAAGATTCAGAATTAACAATTAAGTTAAGAGGAAAAAATGAACAGATGTGGCTATTTATCTTGACAGAGCATGTACACGTTACCACAAATCTGTTTTTTGGATTGAACTGTGCCGATCCTTCCTCTGATGAATCAAGATGTAAGTAAAAGTATTTTTTGTTCACGAAAATAGCACTGCAAAAGTGCAAATAACAGATTCCAATAATATAATTCATAAATATACACTACTACATAAGGGAAGACGAAACAAATTTCAGCCCTTCCTAGCAGGCTAGACTGCCCATAAGCAATAGCAACAGACTAGAAGTGGTCCAGCAAACTCATTATTTAACTCACATACCTGCCTATGGCTCCAATAAAACACATCATAAAGAGTGTTGCAAAAAGAGCGAGTATGAGCTTGTCAAGTTTCCTCTCCAACGTGCTTCTTTTGGAAGGAACATTCATTGAATTCATCATCACCTGCAATTTCATTCAGAAAGTCAGCAATACAGTTGAACAATTACAGAAGGAAAACGTGCTGCAACAACAAGGTGGAATATCACAAATATTTCCTAAGAAAGCAAATACAGACCAAGTTATTTATCCCAGCctattagatttttatattgggcctaactcatccttacaaaaccggcttgtaaggtgaggggtgccactctttataaactctagTGAAGCCTTAACTTTAATCAATGTGGGACTTGGTTTTTCCAATACACCACCCCTCACACCCAGCATTATTGGgattggtgcgtggatataaatggtgggtggcccAAAatgataggctctgataccatattagatttttatattgggcctaactcatccttaaaaaaccggcttgtaagctGAGAGGTGccactctttataaactcttgtcAGGCCTTATCTATAATCAATGTGGGACTTGGATTTCCAATACAACTCAGTCTATGAACCTCACTTAATCCACATTTACAAAAGTACTCAGGAAACATAAATCACCACATTCAACACCAACCAATTATTAAGAAACATCAGTGAAGTAAAACCTGTGACTGAAAACTGGGTATAGAGACCAAAAACTTATTTAGCCTAAATGATTTCGGATGGAGTAATAGCATAACAAAAGCAAAATAACAAACTAGTATTAATAACTATTTTTGGCTAAATGCACAAGGGCAGTTTATTGCGGAGGTAGTAAGTAACATTAGACGTCATTAATAacaacatactccctccgtcccaatatATAAGAGCTCATTCACAGATGCAcaagaattaagaaaattagtctttgcattaaatttatcaataatataatatacatTCTCTTTCCAAAATTACCCTTCAATTATTAAGAGAGAGAAATAGTGATCTTAtacttttctttatttaattagGGGTATTCttgtgaaaatttaattaatgcaCCTTGAACTTTGAAAAGGTTCTTATAAAACGGGAcaataaaattttgcaaaaaggtcttatatattgggacggagggagtaccttTGTTTCCTGTCCTGTAAAAAGAACGACACCAACAATATATTCTGTATTTCTGAGACTGCACCCCTGAAAAGGCAGAGATTCAATAAGCTAATGTCTGCTCAATTTTATAAACTAAGTAGACAAAACAAAAGCATCtatgatgttaaaaaaaaaagcaatataCAATGTTAAATACAAACtcaataaagaaaaaacacccACTCATCGACAAATGGAATAATTACGGCTAGCTTATTAATAGTACACAAAGCTACAACAACAAAACACAAACAGCATTgggaaaaataaaacacaacatACTCGCAAAAGAATCTGGTTTGGACTGAGGGGAAGTGTTTGCTTTTGAATCAAAAGATTTCCAGTAAATGTATACAACGAATTGTTCGGTTGCTCACACTGAATTTCACCTGCAAATAGCAATAAGACAGCTTGTCAGAATTTATAATAGATAAATTTAGCTTTGGAGTCGATACTCATCAACCTGATAACAAATGAGTATTGAATAGACTTCCGAGTAATatgttctaaaaaaaaaatgaaaagcaatCATTCTGGGGAGCCATACAAAATTTCACAGCAAATTGCAATTTAGATATTTCCAGACAAGTATTGTAGTTATACACTTAGGAACAATTAACCAGACAAGTAATAACTCAATATTTTATGAGTATAACGTGAATATTCCGTCTAATTGGAGGATATATAcatctaataatatattaaattcaaATACACAATTAATATTACTTTTACTCAGCCTGAATTCACAGCTGATCAGATGCTGAAGAATGGTGAAtgtaaacatgaatacaaacaATTTAAATACACAAATTAGAAAGGAGATTATAAATTTCTAGCATCTTTTAGGGGAGATAAATAGACAGGAAAATTGGTGTGAAATAACAAGGAAAATCCAACAGTATGTACCTTCACAAGTAATTATAGCATATGTACAAGATACTAATTTACCGGCTAAATTCCCACACAAAGAGAAAGCATAATGCAAAATACTGTATATTTCTGTAGTAGCATTAAATTGGAATCACACTTGTATCTCAAAGAAATTAGGCACATAGCCAATCCATGGTAATTAACATACACAGTAGACTGATTAAATAGAATCCATGTACTCATTACTCCGATAGATCACTCAAAACTATGATAATGTCACGAAAAAATCTTTTACTGAAAatgtttaaaacaaaaatacatcaaaagGTCAAAGGTTTGATGGTGTATGTGTCCTAGAACTTAAACagcaaataaataataaataattgtaaATAATGGTTAAGGGACAGCATAATTATTAATCAATAAAATGCAAACCTTTAAACTCAGATGCCTTCTCTGGAGTCAGGTAATCCCAGGTCTTTTCCAATGCTTTCCTAATCTTCAAATTGGTCTCCCCGTCCAAATTAGCAGtctgtcacccaaacccaacaTTAATAAATCGCAAAAACTGATAGAGAACATTAAAAAAACACTCATACTAGATTCAAACATATTAACAAACAAATCAACCTCAATGTAACAGACACCATCTGCATTCGTACTGGCCAAGAAAAGCAAATCTGCAGGAAAGAATCCATCCTGCTTAACCTgcaacaaaatcatttttttcactaTCCCAAAAGatataacaaacatgataaagAAAATAACTTGAGGAgctaaacaaaaataaagagtATAGGTGCAAATTATTAACAAagtcaaaataattattttgacaaGAAAGTCATAATATGATACGGgcagaaaaatacaaaaatatagaaatcattgttattaatattaggcttaaatatcacattagtCCTTGTATGTTCCcggttttttggttttagtccctgtatgatttttttttttaaaacagtccCTGCATGTCCAATTCCTTTTGGTTTTCATCCCTCCCCTCTCAAAAATGCTGATGTGGCTAACGGCATGACATGTGAcaaatgaaggaccaaaaccaaaaaaaagttattattgaaggaccaaaaccaaaaaataaagtttataatccctaaaataaaacaaaaaacaaaaaaatttgtttttaccttaacgttttttaattttaaaaataaataaataaaaaaacaattttttttatgtaagacaagttatattattaacaactttttagtgttttaatggTCACTTGTTATTAGTTTGTGCCctatttggattagcttattttttagcttattcaaacagcttatacaatataaattagattttatgctattttataagttcacactagtgaaaattgtattttataagctattttatcataaactaccttgacaaacttataatactccctattggtgaattaaaataaaggtataatatgaaaataaggtgcaaaaatacact
Coding sequences within it:
- the LOC123895349 gene encoding phospholipid-transporting ATPase 3-like isoform X3, with product MMKGWDGIQSSVSSSSRSSSTINNRVPSQSVRLGRVQPQAPTFRTIFCNDREANLPVRFKGNSISTTKYNFFTFLPKGLFEQFRRVANLYFLSISILSTTPISPVSPITNVLPLSLVLLVSLIKEAFEDWKRFQNDMSINNKKVDVLQDQRWESMSWKKLQVGDIIKVKQDGFFPADLLFLASTNADGVCYIETANLDGETNLKIRKALEKTWDYLTPEKASEFKGEIQCEQPNNSLYTFTGNLLIQKQTLPLSPNQILLRGCSLRNTEYIVGVVLFTGQETKVMMNSMNVPSKRSTLERKLDKLILALFATLFMMCFIGAIGSAIFVNKKYFYLHLDSSEEGSAQFNPKNRFVVFVLTMFTLITLYSTIIPISLYVSIEMIKFIQSTQFINKDLGMYHNESNTAALARTSNLNEELGQVEYIFSDKTGTLTRNLMEFFKCSIGAEVYGNGVTEIERGLAERNGMKIEENRSPNAVQEKGFNFDDARLMRGAWRNEPNPDACKEFFRCLAICHTVLPEGDEKSPEMIKYQAASPDEAALVIAAKHFGFFFYRRTPTTIYVRESHVEKMGKVQDISYEILNVLEFNSTRKRQSVVCRYPDGRLVLYCKGADTVIYERLSDSNNDIKKITREYLEQFGSSGLRTLCLAYRELHPNVYESWNEKFIQAKSSLQDREKKLDEVAELIENDLILIGSTAIEDKLQEGVPRCIETLQRAGIKIWVLTGDKIETAINIAYACSLINNDMKQFVISSETDAIREVEDRGDQVEIARFIKDEVKRELKKCLEEAQSYFLTVSGPKLALVIDGKCLMYALDPSLRVMLLNLSLNCHAVVCCRVSPLQKAQVTSMVKKGAKKITLSIGDGANDVSMIQAAHVGVGISGMEGMQAVMASDFAIAQFRYLEDLLLVHGRWSYLRICKVVIYFFYKNLTFTLTQFWFTFQTGFSGQRFYDDWFQSLYNVIFTALPVIIVGLFDKVAHSLQQFLISGC